The Alphaproteobacteria bacterium genome contains a region encoding:
- a CDS encoding amidohydrolase family protein, with the protein MRIDAYTHFFPAKYFQALMDSKVPDIGKRVAEVPAIHNVDVRRKVVGSFPDYKQIISVALPPIGTWAPPEKAEDMARLANDGLKELCDKYPDEFAGFIAEVPLTAPDAGVRESERAINELGACGVQIVTNVNGKPLDRPEFEPFFARMAQIGKPVWVHPTRTAKTPDYATEEKSLYEIWWTFGWSYDTAAFMARMVFSKTLDKYPDLKLIVHHFGGIVPMLEGRIGPGWDQIGARTSDADYQALMKSLKKRPLDYFKQDFYADTAVFTSDAATELGMKFYPLEKIVFASDCPFDPEKGTMYIRETLRIIDALDLTKAQRDQVYYGNLERITGKRFV; encoded by the coding sequence ATGCGTATCGACGCGTACACGCATTTCTTCCCGGCGAAATACTTCCAGGCACTCATGGACAGCAAGGTGCCGGACATCGGCAAGCGCGTGGCCGAGGTGCCGGCGATCCACAACGTCGACGTGCGCCGCAAGGTCGTCGGCTCGTTTCCCGACTACAAGCAGATTATCTCCGTCGCGCTGCCGCCGATCGGCACCTGGGCACCGCCCGAGAAGGCCGAAGACATGGCGCGGCTTGCGAACGACGGACTGAAGGAGCTGTGCGACAAGTATCCCGACGAGTTCGCGGGGTTCATCGCCGAGGTGCCGCTCACCGCGCCGGACGCAGGCGTGCGCGAGAGCGAGCGCGCCATCAACGAACTCGGCGCCTGCGGCGTGCAGATCGTGACCAACGTGAACGGCAAGCCGCTCGACCGCCCGGAGTTCGAGCCGTTCTTCGCCCGCATGGCGCAGATCGGCAAGCCCGTGTGGGTGCACCCGACTCGCACCGCCAAAACGCCGGACTACGCCACGGAAGAGAAATCGCTCTACGAAATCTGGTGGACCTTCGGCTGGTCCTACGACACCGCGGCGTTCATGGCGCGCATGGTGTTTTCCAAGACGCTCGACAAGTATCCGGACCTCAAGCTCATCGTGCATCACTTCGGCGGCATCGTGCCGATGCTGGAAGGCCGCATCGGGCCGGGCTGGGACCAGATCGGCGCGCGCACCTCGGATGCGGACTATCAGGCGCTGATGAAGTCCTTAAAGAAGCGCCCGCTCGACTACTTCAAGCAGGATTTCTACGCCGACACCGCGGTGTTCACCTCGGATGCCGCGACCGAACTCGGCATGAAGTTCTATCCGCTGGAGAAGATCGTGTTCGCGTCCGACTGCCCGTTCGATCCCGAGAAGGGCACGATGTACATCCGCGAGACGCTCCGCATCATCGATGCGCTCGACCTGACCAAGGCGCAACGCGACCAGGTGTATTACGGAAACCTGGAGCGGATCACGGGGAAGAGGTTCGTCTAA
- a CDS encoding thiamine pyrophosphate-requiring protein has translation MNVQGSVERKPIAGEVFLRALAEHGVDYFFCNPGTDFPPIVEGFSRARGSNVKLPRPILVPHENLAVAMAHGAYTQTGRAQAVMVHVNVGTGNTINNLINLARDRVPLILAAGRTPVTEKGQFGSRSRQIHWGQEMFDQAGMVREIVKWDYELRMPGQVADVVARAHEMTMTSPRGPVYLVLPREPLSATLNEEPAITPRPAPRPAHPDPAAIEELAGWIASAMRPLIITAGPGADDAAVAALAKVAERAAIPVVSHNARSVALPSSHPMNAGYDSGPLVADADLIIVIESDAPWYPRVEGPAAGCRVAHIGEDPTFARYPMRSFPSDLSIAAPVSITLAALDAALAKQKLNVDARRAKLVERHQARRRKAATEAKATALNAATFSAAIGDAVGTDAIIFNEYPLSLEHCAREKPGTFYGLSAAGGLGWGLGAAMGAKLAAPEKFMVATIGDGAYMFANPTVCHWVADKFEIPVLAVVFNNARYGAVRRATLSMFKDGAAGEDDGQFLADLSPSPPFEEIVRLHGGHGERVETHAELAPALARARDAVRAGKQALVNVLIPN, from the coding sequence ATGAACGTGCAAGGCAGCGTCGAACGCAAGCCGATCGCGGGCGAAGTGTTTCTCCGTGCGCTCGCCGAGCACGGCGTCGACTATTTCTTCTGCAATCCCGGCACGGACTTCCCGCCCATCGTCGAGGGCTTTTCGCGCGCACGCGGCTCCAATGTAAAGCTGCCGCGGCCGATCCTGGTGCCGCACGAGAACCTCGCGGTCGCGATGGCGCACGGCGCCTACACGCAGACCGGCCGCGCCCAGGCCGTGATGGTGCATGTCAACGTCGGCACCGGCAACACGATCAACAACCTGATCAACCTCGCACGCGACCGCGTGCCGCTGATCCTTGCGGCCGGCCGCACGCCCGTCACCGAGAAGGGGCAATTCGGCTCACGCTCGCGCCAGATCCACTGGGGCCAGGAGATGTTCGACCAGGCCGGCATGGTGCGCGAGATCGTGAAGTGGGATTACGAGCTGCGCATGCCGGGCCAGGTCGCCGATGTGGTGGCACGGGCGCACGAGATGACAATGACCTCGCCGCGCGGACCGGTGTACCTCGTACTGCCGCGCGAGCCGCTCTCGGCAACGCTGAATGAGGAACCCGCGATCACCCCGCGCCCCGCGCCACGCCCCGCGCATCCCGATCCGGCGGCGATCGAAGAACTGGCGGGCTGGATTGCGAGCGCGATGAGGCCGCTGATCATCACGGCGGGGCCGGGCGCCGACGACGCCGCGGTCGCGGCGCTCGCCAAGGTCGCGGAGCGCGCGGCCATTCCGGTGGTGTCGCACAATGCGCGCTCGGTCGCGCTGCCTTCGTCACATCCGATGAACGCCGGATACGACTCCGGACCGCTGGTCGCGGACGCCGACCTGATCATCGTGATCGAGAGCGATGCGCCTTGGTATCCGCGCGTCGAAGGCCCGGCGGCGGGCTGCCGTGTGGCCCATATCGGCGAAGACCCGACGTTTGCGCGCTATCCGATGCGCTCGTTCCCAAGTGACCTTTCGATTGCCGCCCCGGTGTCGATCACGCTGGCGGCGCTCGATGCTGCGCTGGCGAAGCAGAAGCTCAACGTGGACGCGCGCCGCGCGAAGCTTGTCGAGCGGCATCAGGCGCGGCGCCGGAAGGCCGCGACCGAGGCGAAAGCGACTGCGCTCAACGCCGCGACGTTCAGCGCGGCGATCGGCGACGCCGTCGGCACCGACGCGATCATCTTCAACGAATATCCGTTGAGCCTCGAGCACTGCGCGCGCGAAAAGCCCGGCACGTTCTACGGCCTTTCGGCGGCCGGCGGGCTCGGCTGGGGGCTCGGCGCCGCGATGGGCGCAAAGCTCGCGGCACCGGAGAAATTCATGGTCGCGACCATCGGCGACGGCGCCTACATGTTCGCGAATCCGACCGTGTGCCACTGGGTCGCAGACAAATTCGAGATTCCGGTGCTGGCGGTCGTGTTCAACAACGCGCGCTACGGCGCGGTGCGCCGCGCGACGCTCTCGATGTTCAAGGATGGCGCGGCCGGCGAAGACGACGGGCAGTTCCTCGCCGACCTCTCGCCCTCGCCGCCGTTCGAGGAAATCGTGCGCCTGCATGGCGGCCACGGCGAGCGCGTCGAAACGCACGCCGAGTTGGCGCCAGCGCTCGCGCGTGCGCGCGACGCCGTGCGGGCTGGCAAGCAGGCGCTGGTCAACGTTCTCATCCCCAACTGA
- a CDS encoding DUF3237 domain-containing protein codes for MISPEPIFSIRCEVANILDLGPAPFGHRRVVNLLGGTVSGAKLAGRIVPGGADWQIMAGDGALDIHARYTIESDAGALIQVDSRGVRNGPPDVMARLGRGEDVDPALYYFRTVMRFETGHPGTAWLNRILALAKGARERNAVRLEVYEVM; via the coding sequence ATGATTTCGCCCGAGCCGATCTTTTCCATTCGCTGCGAGGTGGCGAATATCCTCGACCTTGGGCCTGCGCCGTTCGGCCACCGCCGCGTGGTCAATCTGCTCGGCGGCACGGTCTCGGGCGCGAAGCTTGCCGGCCGCATCGTGCCGGGCGGCGCCGACTGGCAGATCATGGCGGGCGACGGCGCGCTCGACATCCACGCGCGCTACACGATCGAGAGCGACGCGGGCGCGCTGATCCAGGTGGACTCGCGTGGCGTGCGCAACGGCCCGCCCGACGTGATGGCCCGGCTCGGCCGCGGCGAGGACGTCGATCCCGCGCTCTATTATTTCCGCACCGTCATGCGCTTCGAGACCGGGCATCCGGGCACGGCGTGGCTCAACCGCATTCTGGCGCTGGCGAAGGGCGCGCGCGAGAGGAATGCGGTGAGGCTGGAGGTGTATGAGGTGATGTAA
- a CDS encoding carbohydrate ABC transporter permease: protein MSLRQVLNKIGLAICVFLIVSPAIFFFLWMLSLSVKYEIDNAASPPIFIPDRFAWENYVQVLTSNRFITYFFNTLIVTGTATLAALAVGVPAGYGIARMQAHRSAIVILIARITPGLSYLIPLFLLFQWLGLLGTLVPQIIIHLVVTVPIVIWIMIGYFETTPLELEEAAVIDGATRWQVFRHVALPIAKPGIAVAFILAVIFSWNNFVFGIVLAGRETRTLPVAVYNMISFDQLSWGPLAAAALLVTFPVLLLTVFAQRQIVAGLTAGAVKGG, encoded by the coding sequence ATGAGCCTCCGCCAAGTCCTCAACAAGATCGGGCTTGCGATTTGCGTGTTCCTGATCGTGTCGCCTGCGATCTTCTTCTTCCTCTGGATGCTGTCGCTCTCGGTCAAATACGAGATCGACAACGCGGCCTCGCCGCCGATTTTCATCCCGGACCGCTTCGCCTGGGAGAACTACGTCCAGGTTCTCACCTCGAACCGCTTCATCACCTATTTCTTCAACACGCTGATCGTCACCGGCACCGCGACGCTCGCAGCGCTCGCCGTCGGGGTGCCGGCGGGCTACGGCATCGCGCGCATGCAGGCGCATCGCTCCGCGATCGTGATCCTGATCGCGCGCATCACGCCGGGGCTCTCCTACCTGATCCCGCTGTTTCTGCTGTTCCAGTGGCTCGGCCTGCTCGGCACGCTGGTGCCGCAGATCATCATCCATCTGGTCGTCACCGTGCCGATCGTGATCTGGATCATGATCGGTTACTTCGAGACGACACCGCTTGAGCTCGAGGAAGCCGCCGTGATCGACGGCGCGACCCGCTGGCAGGTATTCCGTCACGTGGCGCTGCCGATCGCCAAGCCCGGCATCGCAGTCGCGTTCATCCTGGCGGTGATCTTCTCGTGGAACAATTTCGTGTTCGGCATCGTGCTCGCCGGGCGTGAGACGCGCACGCTTCCCGTCGCGGTCTACAACATGATCTCGTTCGACCAGCTCTCCTGGGGGCCTTTGGCGGCCGCCGCGCTGCTCGTGACCTTCCCGGTGCTCTTGCTCACCGTGTTCGCACAGCGCCAGATCGTGGCGGGGCTCACCGCGGGGGCGGTGAAGGGGGGATGA
- a CDS encoding sugar ABC transporter permease: MTAEFAEPELRPVSYWPFVLPALIVVLAVIVFPWVFTIWMSLQEWKVGSPTTFVGLSNYLRMPGDPRFVEAVGHTLVYTALSVVLPLVFGTLAAVVFHQKFPLRGVLRGIFIMPMMATPVAIALIWTMMFHPQLGVLNYLLSLIGIPPQLWVFDPVTVIPSLVLVETWQWTPLVMLIVLGGLAALPTEPYESAMIDGATFWQMFRYITLPLITPFIFIAGMIRLIDALKSFDIIFAITQGGPGSASETINLYLYSVAFVYYDIGYGSAIALVFFVLIVMLAAVMLYFRQRFHWNEAGGGA, encoded by the coding sequence ATGACAGCGGAGTTTGCCGAACCCGAACTCCGCCCCGTCTCCTACTGGCCGTTCGTGCTGCCGGCGCTGATCGTCGTGCTCGCCGTCATCGTGTTTCCCTGGGTCTTCACGATCTGGATGAGCCTGCAGGAATGGAAGGTCGGCTCACCGACCACCTTCGTCGGCCTTTCGAACTACCTGCGCATGCCGGGCGACCCGCGCTTCGTCGAGGCGGTAGGGCACACGCTGGTCTACACCGCGCTATCCGTCGTGCTGCCGCTCGTCTTCGGCACGCTTGCGGCGGTCGTGTTCCACCAGAAATTTCCGCTGCGCGGTGTCCTGCGCGGCATCTTCATCATGCCGATGATGGCGACGCCGGTCGCGATCGCGCTGATCTGGACCATGATGTTCCACCCGCAGCTCGGCGTGCTGAACTACCTGCTCTCGCTCATCGGCATCCCGCCGCAGCTCTGGGTGTTCGATCCGGTCACCGTGATCCCGTCGCTGGTGCTGGTCGAGACCTGGCAATGGACGCCGCTGGTGATGTTGATCGTGCTCGGCGGGCTCGCTGCCTTGCCGACCGAGCCTTATGAAAGCGCGATGATCGACGGCGCGACCTTCTGGCAGATGTTCCGCTACATCACGCTGCCGCTGATCACGCCGTTCATCTTCATCGCCGGCATGATCCGCCTGATCGATGCGCTCAAGAGCTTCGACATCATCTTCGCGATCACGCAAGGCGGGCCCGGCTCCGCCTCGGAGACGATCAACCTTTATCTCTACAGCGTGGCCTTCGTTTACTACGACATCGGCTACGGCTCGGCGATCGCGCTGGTGTTCTTCGTGCTGATCGTGATGCTCGCCGCGGTGATGCTCTACTTCCGCCAGCGCTTCCACTGGAACGAAGCGGGAGGCGGCGCATGA
- a CDS encoding FMN-binding negative transcriptional regulator gives MYLPDHFRVDDVPQMHALMRGRPFAALISSGASSLYASHLPTVLKDEGNFGTIECHLARANPHWKELAEGNEALMIFQGPEGYITPNWYATKAETGKVVPTWNYAVVHAYGRPAVRQEKDWLVRHVGELTAQQEKTEARPWALSDAPDNYIDVMTRGIVGFRFAITRLEGKWKMSQNRVEQDWKGVVTGLNARATGDDLEIAETVSRQNAERGQ, from the coding sequence ATGTACCTGCCCGATCATTTTCGCGTCGACGATGTGCCGCAGATGCATGCGCTGATGCGCGGGCGGCCCTTCGCGGCGCTGATCTCGTCGGGCGCGTCCAGCCTCTATGCGAGCCACCTGCCGACCGTGCTGAAGGACGAAGGAAACTTCGGCACGATCGAATGCCATCTGGCGCGCGCCAATCCGCATTGGAAGGAGCTTGCGGAGGGCAATGAGGCGCTGATGATCTTCCAAGGGCCCGAGGGCTACATCACGCCGAACTGGTACGCGACCAAGGCCGAAACCGGCAAAGTCGTGCCGACCTGGAACTACGCGGTGGTGCACGCCTATGGCCGGCCTGCCGTGAGGCAGGAGAAAGATTGGCTCGTCCGCCACGTCGGCGAATTGACTGCGCAGCAAGAAAAGACCGAGGCGCGGCCCTGGGCCCTGTCCGACGCGCCGGACAATTACATCGACGTGATGACGCGCGGCATCGTCGGCTTCCGCTTCGCGATCACGCGGCTCGAAGGCAAGTGGAAGATGAGCCAGAACCGTGTGGAGCAGGACTGGAAGGGCGTCGTCACCGGACTGAACGCGCGCGCAACCGGCGACGACCTCGAAATCGCCGAGACCGTGTCGCGCCAGAACGCCGAGCGGGGGCAATGA
- a CDS encoding sugar ABC transporter substrate-binding protein — translation MNQRKLTRRAVLAGTAAAGAAGFAATPAFSQVNWKKYSGTKLEAILAKGPRGDNFQKYIKEFTDLTGIQVESEQIPEQQQRQKCVIELASGKPSFDVVHLSYHVQKRQFEKAGWLADITPFMKDPTLTAPDLVESDFSAAGLSYAKNDKGQMLSLPWSVDYFILYYNKEIFAKAGVQPPKTLDEMNALAEKLTDTKAGIFGYVGRGLKNANMTLWTNYFLNYGGEFLDKSGNILTDGPEAVEATKSYVRSNKSSPPGVAGFNWMESLAAFAQGRAAMWVDGVGWAPGVENPNSSRVAGKVGYTMVPAGPKGQYSATYGDGIGIPAACTKKEAAYLLCQWVVSKTQGSRLVQAGGGVSFRNSVLNDADVQKGVTLPKEWFQSVLDAGKISKLGLPVIIPVAEWRDLVGAAVTSTLSGADPATELKKAHEQFRPILERSEKAS, via the coding sequence ATGAATCAACGCAAGCTCACCCGCCGCGCCGTGCTCGCCGGCACCGCTGCGGCCGGCGCCGCCGGTTTCGCCGCAACCCCTGCATTCTCGCAGGTGAACTGGAAGAAATACTCCGGCACCAAGCTCGAAGCGATCCTCGCCAAGGGGCCGCGCGGCGATAACTTCCAGAAGTACATCAAGGAATTCACCGACCTGACCGGCATTCAGGTCGAGTCGGAGCAGATCCCGGAGCAGCAACAGCGCCAGAAATGCGTGATCGAGCTTGCGTCCGGCAAGCCGAGCTTCGACGTCGTGCATCTTTCCTATCACGTGCAGAAGCGGCAGTTCGAGAAGGCCGGATGGCTCGCCGACATCACGCCGTTCATGAAGGACCCGACGCTGACCGCGCCGGACCTCGTCGAGAGCGATTTCTCGGCCGCGGGTCTCTCCTACGCCAAGAACGACAAGGGGCAGATGCTCTCGCTGCCGTGGTCGGTCGACTACTTCATCCTCTATTACAACAAGGAGATCTTCGCGAAGGCGGGCGTGCAGCCGCCCAAGACGCTCGACGAGATGAACGCGCTCGCCGAGAAGCTCACCGACACCAAGGCCGGCATCTTCGGCTATGTCGGGCGCGGCCTGAAGAACGCCAACATGACGCTGTGGACCAACTACTTCCTCAACTACGGCGGCGAATTCCTCGACAAGAGCGGCAACATCCTCACCGACGGCCCCGAGGCGGTCGAGGCGACGAAGTCCTATGTGCGCTCCAACAAATCTTCGCCTCCGGGCGTCGCCGGCTTCAACTGGATGGAGTCGCTCGCGGCATTCGCGCAAGGGCGCGCCGCGATGTGGGTCGACGGCGTCGGCTGGGCGCCGGGGGTCGAGAACCCGAACTCATCGCGCGTCGCCGGCAAGGTCGGCTACACGATGGTGCCTGCCGGGCCGAAGGGGCAGTACTCGGCGACCTATGGCGACGGCATCGGTATTCCGGCTGCGTGCACCAAAAAGGAAGCCGCCTACCTGCTCTGCCAGTGGGTGGTGTCCAAGACGCAAGGTTCGCGGCTGGTACAGGCCGGCGGCGGCGTTTCGTTCCGCAATTCGGTGCTCAACGATGCGGACGTGCAGAAGGGTGTGACTTTGCCGAAGGAATGGTTCCAGTCGGTGCTCGACGCGGGCAAGATTTCGAAGCTCGGCCTGCCGGTGATTATCCCGGTCGCCGAATGGCGCGATCTGGTCGGCGCGGCGGTGACGTCGACGCTCTCGGGCGCTGACCCGGCAACCGAACTGAAGAAGGCGCACGAGCAGTTCCGCCCGATCCTGGAACGCAGCGAGAAGGCATCGTAA
- a CDS encoding crotonase/enoyl-CoA hydratase family protein — protein MATARPRLPKSLKVTRRGAVAIVTLARPEKRNALNDTTVLGLEAFFDALPAGVKAVVLNAEGKHFSAGLDLSELKVLSTEDGVAHSRVWHCIFDKIEFGRVPVVTVMHGAVIGGGLELAAATHIRVAERSAYYALPEGSRGIFVGGGGSVRLPRLIGVSRMIDLMLTGRTYGAEEGQALGLSHYLVGDGEGLAKGIEIAKRIAGNSPVSNFAIMNVLPRIAEQDRASGFVMESLTAAIAQGSGEAKNRIKAFLEKRAAKVERK, from the coding sequence ATGGCGACAGCGCGACCCAGATTGCCCAAATCGCTGAAGGTTACGCGGCGCGGCGCCGTCGCGATCGTCACGCTGGCGCGCCCCGAGAAGCGCAATGCGCTCAACGATACCACCGTGCTCGGGCTTGAAGCCTTTTTCGATGCGCTGCCTGCGGGCGTGAAGGCGGTGGTGCTCAACGCGGAGGGAAAGCATTTCTCCGCCGGGCTCGATCTTTCCGAATTGAAGGTGCTGAGCACCGAGGACGGCGTCGCGCACTCACGCGTCTGGCATTGCATCTTCGATAAAATCGAATTCGGGCGCGTGCCGGTCGTCACCGTGATGCACGGCGCGGTGATCGGGGGCGGGCTCGAGCTTGCGGCGGCGACGCACATTCGCGTCGCGGAGCGCTCGGCCTATTACGCGCTGCCCGAGGGCTCGCGCGGCATTTTCGTCGGCGGCGGCGGCTCGGTGAGGTTGCCGCGGCTGATCGGCGTCTCGCGCATGATCGACCTGATGCTGACCGGGCGCACCTACGGCGCCGAAGAAGGCCAGGCGCTCGGGCTGTCGCATTATCTGGTCGGCGACGGCGAGGGGCTCGCCAAGGGCATCGAGATTGCGAAACGCATCGCGGGGAATTCGCCGGTGTCGAATTTCGCGATCATGAACGTGCTGCCGCGCATCGCCGAGCAGGACCGCGCCAGCGGCTTCGTGATGGAGTCGCTCACTGCCGCCATCGCGCAAGGGAGCGGCGAGGCGAAGAATCGGATCAAGGCGTTTCTGGAAAAGCGCGCCGCCAAGGTCGAGCGGAAGTGA
- a CDS encoding feruloyl-CoA synthase, with translation MAIPQAARSESPRRVRAVKLCAPEVQVDRRTDGTLYLKSGRTLPAYPDKLTDRLVHWANAAPERVFMADRAADGGWRTISYARTLERVRRIGAALLTRNLSAERPIVILSGNDLEHALLGLAANYVGIPYAPVSPAYSLISSDFGKLKHIFGLLTPGLVYACSAQYQRAIASAVSHGTELIVRSLDNLDAAPEAADAAHARVTGDTIAKLLFTSGSTGNPKGVINTQRMWCANQAMIASALQFFADEPPVIVDWAPWHHTAGGNHDVGLVLHHGGTMYIDGGKPLPGAIEETVRNLREIAPTWYFTVPKGYEALLPFFREDGALRETFFSRLKVLWFAGAGLAQHVFDEWKDMAHRTCGEDILFLTGLGSTETAPYAFGRMWDTPDATNVGLPPPGLDVKLVPLGEGKYEGRLKGPSITPGYWREPQLTAEAFDEEGFYKLGDALRFDDPARPEKGLCFEGRIAEDFKLATGTWVAVGPLRVAVISRCAPYVKDVVIAGADRDYLAALIFPDLDACRRFAPDLPAGASAADIVAHESVRREFRDLLYGFARQATGSSNRIMRAMLLDTPPSLDAGEATDKGSINQRMVLKNRAALVDELYADTPSARVVAIDER, from the coding sequence ATGGCTATTCCGCAAGCCGCGCGGAGTGAATCGCCGCGCCGTGTGCGTGCCGTGAAACTTTGTGCGCCGGAGGTGCAAGTCGACCGCCGCACGGACGGCACGCTCTATCTCAAATCCGGCCGCACGCTGCCGGCGTATCCCGACAAGCTGACCGACCGGCTGGTGCACTGGGCCAACGCCGCGCCCGAGCGCGTGTTCATGGCCGACCGCGCCGCTGATGGCGGCTGGCGCACCATCAGCTACGCGCGGACATTGGAGCGGGTTCGCCGCATCGGCGCCGCGCTGCTCACACGCAATCTCTCCGCCGAGCGCCCGATCGTCATTCTCTCCGGCAACGACCTCGAACACGCGCTGCTTGGCCTCGCCGCCAACTACGTCGGCATTCCGTATGCGCCGGTTTCGCCCGCCTATTCGCTGATCTCGTCGGACTTCGGCAAGCTCAAGCACATCTTCGGCCTGCTCACCCCCGGGCTCGTCTATGCCTGCAGCGCGCAATACCAGCGGGCTATTGCGTCCGCGGTGTCGCACGGAACGGAGTTGATCGTCCGCTCGCTGGACAACCTCGATGCCGCGCCCGAAGCCGCCGACGCGGCTCATGCGCGCGTCACGGGAGACACCATCGCGAAACTCCTCTTCACCTCCGGCTCCACCGGCAATCCAAAAGGCGTGATCAACACGCAGCGCATGTGGTGCGCGAACCAGGCGATGATCGCCTCGGCGCTGCAATTCTTCGCCGACGAGCCTCCGGTCATCGTCGACTGGGCGCCGTGGCATCATACGGCCGGCGGCAACCACGATGTCGGGCTCGTGCTCCATCACGGCGGCACGATGTACATCGACGGCGGCAAGCCGCTGCCGGGCGCGATCGAAGAGACGGTGCGAAACCTGCGGGAGATCGCGCCGACCTGGTACTTCACGGTGCCGAAGGGTTACGAGGCGCTGCTGCCGTTCTTCCGTGAAGACGGGGCGCTGCGCGAAACATTCTTCTCGCGCCTGAAGGTGCTGTGGTTCGCCGGTGCGGGGCTTGCGCAGCACGTGTTCGACGAGTGGAAGGACATGGCGCACCGCACCTGCGGCGAGGATATCTTGTTCCTCACCGGCCTCGGCTCGACCGAGACCGCGCCCTATGCGTTCGGCCGCATGTGGGACACGCCGGACGCCACCAACGTCGGGCTGCCGCCACCTGGCCTCGATGTGAAGCTGGTGCCGCTGGGCGAGGGGAAATACGAGGGGCGTCTGAAGGGCCCGAGCATTACGCCCGGTTACTGGCGCGAACCGCAGCTCACCGCGGAAGCCTTTGATGAGGAAGGCTTTTACAAGCTCGGCGATGCCTTGCGTTTCGACGACCCGGCGCGGCCCGAAAAGGGCCTGTGTTTCGAGGGCCGCATCGCGGAGGACTTCAAGCTCGCGACCGGAACCTGGGTGGCTGTCGGGCCGCTGCGCGTTGCGGTCATTTCCCGCTGCGCGCCCTACGTGAAAGACGTCGTGATTGCCGGCGCGGACCGCGATTATCTGGCGGCCTTGATCTTCCCCGATCTCGATGCCTGCCGCCGCTTCGCGCCCGACCTCCCGGCAGGCGCCAGCGCCGCCGACATCGTGGCGCATGAGAGCGTGCGGCGCGAATTCCGTGACCTGCTGTACGGCTTTGCGCGGCAAGCGACCGGCTCGTCCAACCGCATCATGCGTGCGATGCTGCTCGATACGCCGCCTTCGCTCGATGCCGGCGAGGCGACCGACAAGGGCTCGATCAACCAGCGCATGGTGCTGAAAAACCGCGCCGCGCTGGTCGACGAGCTTTATGCTGACACGCCATCCGCGCGCGTCGTCGCGATCGACGAAAGGTAA
- a CDS encoding thiolase family protein encodes MSKALTASWQDVWLLDGVRTPFVDYNGALAQISPIDLGIKAARAVFARSGASPEDVGTVITGNMAQASFDAYLLPRHIGLYAGVPIETPAHMVQRVCGTGIEVLMQAADSVTHRDVDLALCVGAESMSRNPVASYTSRGGFRMGQVEFKDFLWEALADGSCDVTMGTTAENLARQYQITRGEVDAYAVRSFERAMAAQKSGFLAGEIAPVTTEEFAREGYNPRGIRLARDAKPVDHDTHVRASTVEQLAKIRPAFGGVQTGGNSSAIVDGAAAALVASAGYAEKQSKQPLVRLVAGAAAGVPPEIMGIGPVPAIQAALEKAGLRLGDIDRFEINEAFGAQVMACSRALSLDEEKLNVNGGAIAIGHPLGATGVRLSVTLARELKRSGLRYGVASACIGGGQGIALIIENPEGRKH; translated from the coding sequence ATGAGCAAGGCGCTCACCGCATCCTGGCAGGACGTGTGGCTGCTCGACGGCGTGCGCACGCCCTTCGTCGATTACAATGGCGCACTGGCGCAAATCTCGCCGATCGATCTCGGCATCAAGGCGGCGCGTGCGGTGTTCGCACGCTCCGGCGCCTCGCCGGAAGATGTCGGCACGGTGATCACCGGCAACATGGCGCAGGCGAGCTTCGATGCGTATCTGCTGCCGCGCCACATCGGGCTTTATGCCGGCGTGCCGATCGAGACGCCCGCGCACATGGTGCAGCGCGTGTGCGGCACCGGCATCGAGGTGCTGATGCAGGCGGCGGACAGCGTCACCCACAGGGATGTCGATCTCGCACTCTGCGTCGGCGCCGAGTCGATGAGCCGCAACCCGGTTGCGTCCTATACGAGCCGCGGCGGCTTCCGCATGGGGCAGGTCGAGTTCAAGGACTTCCTGTGGGAGGCGCTCGCCGACGGCTCCTGCGACGTCACCATGGGCACGACGGCGGAAAACCTCGCGCGGCAATATCAGATCACGCGCGGCGAAGTGGACGCCTACGCGGTGCGCTCGTTCGAACGCGCCATGGCGGCGCAGAAGTCCGGATTTCTCGCGGGTGAGATCGCGCCTGTCACCACCGAGGAATTCGCGCGCGAGGGCTACAATCCGCGCGGCATCAGGCTCGCGCGTGACGCGAAGCCGGTCGACCACGACACGCACGTGCGCGCGTCGACTGTCGAGCAGCTGGCGAAAATCCGGCCCGCCTTCGGCGGCGTGCAGACCGGCGGCAACTCGTCGGCAATCGTCGATGGCGCGGCCGCCGCGCTGGTCGCCTCGGCGGGCTATGCCGAGAAGCAGAGCAAGCAGCCACTCGTGCGCCTCGTCGCGGGAGCGGCGGCCGGCGTGCCACCCGAGATCATGGGCATCGGTCCGGTGCCGGCGATCCAGGCGGCGCTCGAGAAGGCCGGCCTGAGGCTCGGCGACATCGATCGCTTCGAGATCAACGAGGCGTTCGGCGCGCAGGTGATGGCCTGCTCGCGCGCGCTTTCTCTCGACGAGGAGAAGCTCAACGTGAACGGCGGGGCGATCGCGATCGGCCATCCGCTCGGCGCGACCGGCGTGCGCCTCTCGGTCACGCTGGCGCGCGAATTGAAGCGCTCAGGGCTCCGCTACGGCGTCGCCTCCGCCTGCATCGGCGGAGGGCAGGGCATCGCACTGATCATCGAAAATCCCGAAGGGAGGAAACACTAG